The following are from one region of the Actinopolyspora halophila DSM 43834 genome:
- a CDS encoding uridine kinase family protein: MWRSRADGAAADQVVREALRRPPGLGPVRLITVDGPSGAGKSTFADLVFARTRAAGVEARLVRTDDFATWERPVQWWPRLRSGVLEPLSRGVPGRYRRVEWPEGVPVDGAVVEVAVPDVLLLEGVSSGRRSIADRIGVSVWVEGADPAARLERAVARDGESSRTELVRWQEFERGWFASDRTRERADLVVHSGE, from the coding sequence ATGTGGCGATCCCGCGCGGACGGGGCCGCGGCCGATCAGGTGGTGCGCGAAGCGTTGCGGAGACCCCCCGGCCTGGGGCCGGTCCGATTGATCACCGTGGACGGCCCCTCCGGAGCGGGTAAGTCCACCTTCGCCGATCTCGTGTTCGCGCGGACGCGTGCCGCCGGGGTGGAGGCGCGGTTGGTGCGTACCGACGATTTCGCCACCTGGGAACGGCCGGTGCAGTGGTGGCCCCGACTCCGCTCCGGGGTGCTCGAGCCGCTGAGCAGGGGAGTTCCGGGGCGCTACCGACGTGTCGAGTGGCCGGAGGGCGTCCCGGTGGACGGAGCGGTGGTCGAGGTCGCCGTGCCCGACGTCCTGTTGTTGGAGGGGGTCTCGTCCGGGAGGCGCTCGATCGCCGACCGGATCGGCGTCTCGGTCTGGGTGGAGGGCGCCGATCCCGCTGCGCGGTTGGAACGTGCCGTGGCTCGGGACGGGGAGTCCTCGCGGACCGAGCTCGTTCGTTGGCAGGAGTTCGAGCGTGGTTGGTTCGCTTCGGATCGGACCAGGGAGCGCGCCGATCTCGTGGTGCACTCCGGGGAGTAG
- a CDS encoding ABC transporter permease: MLRYTVRRLGQLVIVAVVLSILLFGWLRALPGGPVSALLGERATEESRAQLVEQLGLNQPLYVQYWKFVQRAVTGDFGVSTGVQPGTPAMEVFLQRMPATLELSVLALLLAVAVGVPLGYFAGRRQGGWLDNLSITWSLIGVAVPVFFLAFLLKYVFAIELGALPASGRQEVSINATHATGFYTLDGMLTGEWDAAWDAFLHLLLPAVALSTIPFAVIFRITRASVLDVLEEDFVRTARSKGLSARVLRGRHILRNAMLPVVTTIGLQTGALLSGAVLTEQVFNITGIGQALSLGFQRQDYAVLQVVILATAMVYVLVNLVVDLTYAAIDPRLRER; the protein is encoded by the coding sequence TTGCTTCGCTACACCGTCCGGCGACTCGGACAACTCGTGATCGTCGCGGTCGTGCTGTCGATCCTGCTGTTCGGGTGGCTGCGTGCGCTTCCGGGAGGGCCGGTCTCCGCGCTGCTCGGCGAACGTGCCACGGAGGAGTCCCGTGCGCAGCTCGTCGAGCAGCTCGGGCTGAACCAGCCGCTGTACGTGCAGTACTGGAAGTTCGTGCAGCGCGCGGTGACGGGGGACTTCGGGGTGTCCACCGGGGTGCAGCCGGGCACCCCGGCGATGGAGGTGTTCCTGCAGCGGATGCCGGCCACGCTCGAACTGTCGGTGCTGGCGCTGCTGCTCGCGGTCGCGGTGGGCGTGCCGCTCGGCTACTTCGCGGGGCGCCGCCAGGGCGGTTGGCTGGACAACCTGAGCATCACCTGGTCACTGATCGGGGTGGCGGTCCCGGTCTTCTTCCTGGCCTTCCTGCTGAAGTACGTCTTCGCGATCGAGCTCGGCGCGCTGCCCGCCTCGGGCAGGCAGGAGGTGAGCATCAACGCCACGCACGCGACCGGGTTCTACACGCTCGACGGGATGCTGACCGGGGAGTGGGACGCGGCCTGGGACGCCTTCCTGCACCTGCTGCTTCCCGCCGTGGCGCTTTCCACGATCCCCTTCGCGGTGATCTTCCGGATCACCAGGGCCTCGGTGCTCGACGTCCTCGAGGAGGACTTCGTGCGGACGGCTCGGTCCAAGGGACTCAGCGCGCGGGTGCTGCGTGGCAGGCACATCCTGCGCAACGCGATGCTGCCCGTGGTGACCACCATCGGGTTGCAGACCGGCGCGCTGCTGTCCGGAGCGGTGCTGACCGAGCAGGTCTTCAACATAACCGGTATCGGCCAGGCGCTCTCGCTCGGTTTCCAACGGCAGGACTACGCGGTGCTGCAGGTGGTGATCCTGGCGACGGCGATGGTCTACGTGCTGGTCAACCTCGTCGTCGACCTCACCTACGCGGCGATCGACCCGAGACTGCGGGAGCGCTGA
- a CDS encoding ABC transporter ATP-binding protein, which translates to MTETTGSPNVDSAVLDGGTGAQEPADRPLVELRDLRVHFPIKRGVLLDRTVGWVYAVDGVSLRIDRGSTYGLVGESGCGKSTLGKTVLRLERPSSGSIVLDRTDMSRMSGEPLRRMRRRMQMVFQDTLSSLDPRQSVESLLVEGLRAHGMDEGRGRTERRLRGLLSAVGLPASALRRYPHEFSGGQRQRVGIARALAVEPELVVADEPVSALDVSVQAQVLNVLRELQDEYGLTYLVIAHDLAVVRHVADRVGVMYLGGLVEEAASDELYERPLHPYTRALLSAVPVPEPEVEDSRERILLSGDLPSPADPPSGCLFHTRCPWRQPGVCDVERPEPREVGLGHRVACHYAESIRDGTLPGGPTGSAG; encoded by the coding sequence ATGACTGAAACGACCGGATCCCCGAACGTCGACTCCGCGGTGCTCGACGGCGGCACCGGAGCGCAGGAGCCCGCCGACCGGCCCCTGGTGGAGCTGAGGGACCTGCGCGTGCACTTCCCGATCAAACGCGGTGTCCTGCTGGATCGGACGGTGGGGTGGGTCTACGCGGTGGACGGGGTCTCGCTGCGGATCGACAGGGGGAGCACCTACGGGTTGGTCGGCGAGTCGGGCTGTGGGAAATCGACGCTGGGCAAGACCGTGCTGCGTCTGGAGAGACCCAGCAGCGGGTCGATCGTCCTCGACAGGACCGACATGTCCCGGATGTCCGGGGAGCCGTTGCGGAGGATGCGCCGCCGGATGCAGATGGTCTTCCAGGACACCCTCTCCTCCCTGGACCCCCGGCAGTCCGTGGAGTCCCTGCTGGTCGAGGGACTGCGTGCTCACGGTATGGACGAGGGGCGGGGCAGGACCGAGCGGAGGTTGCGCGGGCTGTTGTCGGCGGTCGGGCTTCCTGCCTCCGCCCTGCGCCGGTATCCGCACGAGTTCTCCGGGGGACAGCGCCAACGTGTCGGCATAGCCCGCGCGTTGGCGGTCGAGCCCGAGCTCGTCGTCGCGGACGAGCCGGTTTCCGCGCTGGACGTCTCGGTGCAGGCGCAGGTACTCAACGTTCTGCGGGAACTGCAGGACGAGTACGGATTGACGTACCTGGTGATCGCCCACGATCTCGCGGTAGTGCGGCACGTGGCCGACCGCGTCGGTGTGATGTACCTGGGCGGGTTGGTGGAGGAGGCCGCCTCGGACGAGCTGTACGAGCGGCCGCTGCACCCCTACACCAGGGCGTTGCTGTCCGCCGTCCCGGTTCCGGAGCCGGAGGTGGAGGACAGCAGGGAACGGATTCTGCTCTCGGGGGACCTGCCCTCGCCCGCGGATCCACCGAGCGGTTGTCTCTTCCACACCAGGTGCCCGTGGCGGCAGCCGGGAGTGTGCGACGTCGAGCGGCCCGAACCGCGCGAGGTGGGGCTGGGGCACCGGGTGGCGTGCCACTACGCCGAGTCGATCAGGGACGGCACGCTCCCCGGCGGTCCCACGGGGTCCGCGGGGTGA
- the recR gene encoding recombination mediator RecR, which produces MYEGPVQDLIDELGRLPGIGPKGAQRIAFHLLSAEPADVTRLQDALQRVKEGVIFCEVCGNVSEQTRCRICQDTRRDPRLVCVVEESKDVLAVERTREFRGRYHVLGGALDPLSGVGPDQLRIRDLVNRIGTDEVSEIIIATDPNTEGEATATYLVRLLQDFPGLSVTRLASGLPMGGDLEFADELTLGRALSGRRSV; this is translated from the coding sequence GTGTACGAAGGGCCAGTTCAGGATCTGATCGACGAGCTCGGCAGGTTGCCGGGAATCGGCCCGAAGGGCGCGCAACGCATCGCCTTTCACCTGCTGTCCGCGGAACCCGCCGATGTCACGCGGCTGCAGGACGCGCTGCAGCGCGTGAAGGAGGGCGTGATCTTCTGCGAGGTCTGCGGGAACGTCTCGGAGCAGACCAGGTGCCGGATCTGCCAGGACACGCGGCGTGATCCTCGTCTGGTGTGCGTGGTCGAGGAGTCCAAGGACGTGTTGGCGGTCGAACGCACCCGGGAGTTCCGCGGGCGTTATCACGTGCTCGGCGGTGCGCTCGATCCGCTTTCCGGGGTGGGACCCGACCAGCTGCGCATTCGGGATCTCGTCAACAGGATCGGCACGGACGAGGTGAGCGAGATCATCATCGCCACCGATCCGAACACCGAGGGTGAGGCCACGGCGACCTACCTGGTCCGGCTGCTGCAGGACTTCCCCGGACTCAGCGTCACGCGGTTGGCCTCCGGGCTCCCCATGGGTGGTGATCTGGAGTTCGCGGACGAGCTCACTCTCGGCAGGGCGCTTTCCGGCAGGCGTTCGGTGTGA
- a CDS encoding ABC transporter ATP-binding protein, whose translation MTLLQVRDLSVRFVRKHEPTVSAVDGVSFDVQAGRTVGLVGESGCGKSVTSLAIMGLLPGRGTEVSGSVRLDGDELLRLPRRELDRRRGRDMSMVFQDPLTSLNPVVPIGVQISEVMERHRGLSRRVARGEAAKLLERVGIPDPGRRLKEYSHQLSGGMRQRALIAMALACEPRVLVADEPTTALDVTIQAQILNLLRELVAETGTALIMITHDLGVVAGTCDEVNVLYAGRIVERAERHELFAGPRHPYTAGLMDSVPRLDTPRGNRLEPISGSVEDNIPWEGGCAFSPRCSRALPRCSEHAPEIEATEAGRWLRCHNPIEQHARNTERSHD comes from the coding sequence ATGACACTGTTGCAGGTGAGGGACCTTTCCGTTCGATTCGTGCGCAAGCACGAACCGACCGTTTCGGCGGTGGACGGGGTGTCCTTCGACGTCCAAGCCGGACGGACGGTGGGCCTGGTCGGTGAGTCCGGATGCGGCAAGTCGGTGACCTCGCTGGCGATCATGGGGCTGCTGCCCGGCCGGGGGACCGAGGTGTCCGGTTCGGTGCGGCTGGACGGCGACGAGCTGCTGCGGTTGCCGCGCCGGGAACTCGACCGCAGACGCGGCAGGGACATGAGCATGGTCTTCCAGGACCCGCTGACCTCGCTGAACCCGGTCGTGCCCATCGGGGTGCAGATTTCCGAGGTCATGGAACGGCACCGCGGACTCTCCCGTCGCGTCGCGCGCGGGGAGGCCGCGAAGCTGCTGGAGCGCGTCGGGATACCCGATCCGGGGCGCCGGTTGAAGGAGTACTCCCACCAGCTCTCCGGGGGAATGCGTCAACGCGCGCTGATCGCGATGGCGCTGGCCTGCGAACCCCGCGTGCTCGTCGCCGACGAACCCACCACGGCGCTCGACGTGACCATCCAGGCCCAGATCCTGAACCTGCTCCGGGAACTCGTGGCGGAGACCGGAACCGCCCTGATCATGATCACCCACGATCTCGGGGTGGTCGCGGGAACGTGCGACGAGGTGAACGTGCTCTACGCGGGCCGGATCGTGGAGCGTGCCGAGCGGCACGAGTTGTTCGCCGGGCCGCGCCACCCGTACACGGCGGGGCTGATGGATTCGGTCCCCCGGCTGGACACCCCGCGCGGGAACCGGTTGGAGCCGATCAGCGGCTCGGTGGAGGACAACATCCCGTGGGAGGGCGGTTGCGCCTTCAGCCCGCGTTGTTCGCGAGCGCTGCCGAGGTGCTCCGAGCACGCGCCGGAGATCGAGGCCACCGAAGCGGGGAGGTGGCTGCGCTGCCACAACCCGATCGAGCAACATGCCCGGAACACGGAGCGTTCACATGACTGA
- a CDS encoding ABC transporter permease, protein MVPGTQRGKRIDELAESGSDGSAGISLAASAWRRLRRSPTFLVGAGIIVAFVLLALVSPLLAQHDPALRLLEDQVSRADNSIPAPQEDFPLGGDQYGRPLLSRLLLGSQQTLLVALTATVLGLGGGLTLGILAGAFGGWVDTVVMRVVDVLLSVPSLLLAVSIGALFQQQSRFTVIIAVATVQIPIFGRLLRGTMLAQRASDHVLAARALGVKQRSVVFRHMLPNALGPVVVQATLMLAVAIIDAAALSFLGLGAADTSTPEWGQMLGSAQNFFDTHPHLAFWPAGCIIVVALGFTLVGESLRDALDPKKRR, encoded by the coding sequence ATGGTTCCGGGGACGCAACGCGGGAAACGTATCGACGAGCTGGCCGAGTCCGGTTCGGACGGTTCCGCGGGGATCAGCCTCGCCGCCTCGGCGTGGCGCCGACTGCGGCGCAGCCCGACCTTCCTGGTCGGGGCGGGCATCATAGTCGCCTTCGTGCTGTTGGCGCTGGTCTCCCCGCTGCTCGCCCAGCACGATCCGGCGCTGCGACTGCTCGAGGACCAGGTCTCCCGCGCGGACAACAGCATTCCCGCACCGCAGGAGGACTTTCCGCTGGGAGGCGATCAGTACGGGAGACCGTTGTTGTCCAGGCTGCTGCTGGGGTCCCAGCAGACCCTGCTCGTGGCGCTGACCGCCACGGTGCTCGGGCTCGGAGGGGGACTGACCCTGGGAATCCTGGCCGGGGCCTTCGGTGGCTGGGTGGACACGGTGGTCATGCGCGTGGTCGACGTGCTGCTCTCGGTGCCCTCGTTGCTGCTGGCCGTGTCCATCGGGGCGCTTTTCCAGCAGCAGTCCCGGTTCACGGTGATCATAGCGGTCGCGACCGTGCAGATCCCGATATTCGGGCGACTGCTGCGCGGAACCATGCTCGCGCAGCGAGCCAGCGATCACGTGCTCGCGGCGCGGGCGCTCGGGGTCAAGCAGCGTTCGGTGGTCTTCCGACACATGCTGCCCAACGCCCTGGGGCCGGTGGTGGTCCAGGCCACTCTGATGCTGGCCGTGGCCATCATCGACGCGGCCGCGCTGTCCTTCCTCGGACTGGGGGCGGCCGACACCTCCACCCCCGAATGGGGGCAGATGCTCGGTTCGGCGCAGAACTTCTTCGACACTCATCCGCACCTGGCCTTCTGGCCCGCGGGCTGCATCATCGTCGTCGCGCTCGGCTTCACACTCGTCGGCGAGTCGTTGCGGGACGCCCTCGACCCGAAGAAACGGCGGTGA
- a CDS encoding nitroreductase family protein: protein MKPADSSVPLHPLLAERWSPRALDPDTELTDKQFLALFEAARWAPSWGNTQPARFLAGRRGDETFEKLHGTLSRGNHGWASNAGALILGVARRTNDEGEQLPYGEYGLGLAVENLVLQAAAEGLVAHQMAGFDGQAAREAFDVPEGYEPLVVIAVGAQGDAAELPDRLGEKENAPRSRMELDRIVFSRAWNEPTF from the coding sequence ATGAAGCCCGCTGATTCCTCCGTTCCACTCCACCCACTGCTCGCCGAGCGGTGGAGCCCACGTGCACTGGATCCCGACACGGAACTGACCGACAAGCAGTTCCTCGCGCTGTTCGAGGCCGCGCGGTGGGCCCCTTCCTGGGGCAACACCCAGCCGGCGCGTTTCCTGGCGGGCCGTCGGGGCGACGAGACCTTCGAAAAGCTGCACGGCACCTTGTCCCGGGGCAACCACGGTTGGGCGAGCAACGCCGGGGCCCTGATCCTCGGGGTCGCCAGGCGCACCAACGACGAGGGCGAGCAGCTGCCCTACGGTGAGTACGGGCTGGGTCTCGCCGTCGAGAACCTGGTGCTGCAGGCCGCGGCCGAAGGGCTCGTGGCCCACCAGATGGCCGGATTCGACGGGCAGGCTGCCCGGGAGGCGTTCGACGTCCCGGAGGGCTACGAACCGCTGGTCGTGATCGCGGTGGGGGCGCAGGGCGACGCCGCGGAACTTCCCGACCGGCTGGGCGAGAAGGAGAACGCTCCGCGCTCCCGGATGGAACTCGACCGGATCGTGTTCAGCCGCGCCTGGAACGAACCCACGTTCTGA
- a CDS encoding aspartate kinase → MALVVQKYGGSSLESADRIKRVAERIVETRRAGNDVVVVCSAMGDTTDELLDMAQQVNPDPPERELDMLLTAGERISNALVAMAIESLGEQARSLSGSQAGVITTSAHQNARIMDVTPDRVREALDEGQVVMVAGFQGVSQESKDITTLGRGGSDTTAVAVAAAMDADVCEIYTDVDGVYTADPRIAKGAKHLDRVTYEEMLELAATGAKVLHLRAVEYARRYAVPLHVRSSYSSKPGTIVSGSVEDLSVEQAMITGVAHDRSEAKVTVRGVPDSRGVAGRIFRAVADAEIDIDMVLQNVSGVASGRTDVTFTVAKSNGAEAVAELEKIKAEVGFQEVVYDDDVGKVSLVGAGMRSHPGVTAVFCEALSESGVNIEIINTSEIRISVLVRESQLEDAVSTLHSAFELGGEEDAVVYAGSGR, encoded by the coding sequence GTGGCGCTCGTCGTCCAGAAGTACGGCGGTTCCTCGCTCGAGAGTGCCGATCGGATCAAGCGGGTCGCCGAGCGGATAGTCGAGACCCGCAGGGCCGGAAACGATGTCGTGGTGGTCTGTTCGGCCATGGGCGACACCACCGACGAGCTGCTCGACATGGCTCAGCAGGTGAATCCGGATCCACCCGAGCGCGAGCTCGACATGCTGCTGACCGCGGGTGAGCGGATCTCCAACGCGCTCGTGGCCATGGCCATCGAGTCACTCGGTGAACAGGCACGTTCCCTCTCGGGATCCCAGGCCGGTGTGATCACCACGTCGGCGCACCAGAACGCGCGGATCATGGACGTGACCCCGGACAGGGTCCGGGAGGCTCTGGACGAGGGCCAGGTCGTGATGGTCGCCGGGTTCCAGGGCGTCAGCCAGGAGAGCAAGGACATCACGACCCTGGGACGCGGTGGTTCGGACACCACGGCCGTGGCGGTCGCGGCCGCGATGGACGCGGACGTGTGCGAGATCTACACCGACGTCGACGGTGTCTACACGGCCGATCCGCGCATCGCGAAGGGCGCGAAGCACCTGGACCGCGTCACCTACGAGGAAATGCTCGAACTCGCGGCCACGGGGGCCAAGGTGCTGCATCTGCGCGCCGTGGAATACGCCCGCAGGTATGCGGTTCCGCTGCACGTCCGCTCGTCGTACTCGTCCAAGCCCGGAACGATCGTGTCCGGATCAGTGGAGGACCTTTCCGTGGAACAGGCCATGATTACCGGCGTGGCGCACGACCGGTCGGAAGCCAAGGTGACCGTGCGCGGCGTCCCGGACAGCAGGGGGGTCGCGGGCAGGATCTTCCGCGCCGTCGCCGATGCCGAGATCGACATCGACATGGTTTTGCAGAACGTCTCCGGAGTGGCCTCCGGGCGCACCGACGTGACGTTCACAGTGGCGAAGAGCAACGGCGCCGAGGCGGTGGCCGAGCTGGAGAAGATCAAGGCGGAGGTCGGTTTCCAGGAGGTCGTCTACGACGACGACGTCGGCAAGGTCTCGCTGGTCGGCGCGGGTATGCGGTCCCACCCCGGTGTGACGGCGGTCTTCTGCGAGGCGCTGTCCGAGTCCGGGGTGAACATCGAGATCATCAATACTTCCGAGATCCGGATCTCGGTACTGGTGCGGGAATCCCAGCTCGAGGACGCGGTCAGCACGCTGCACTCCGCGTTCGAGCTCGGCGGGGAGGAAGACGCCGTGGTTTACGCGGGGAGTGGTCGCTGA
- the leuA gene encoding 2-isopropylmalate synthase has product MNEQFAATNQSDEITSSEKVLRTPSRPAPDDQAPWNPQRGSSMPFHRYRPFHELVEDVALADRTWPDRRITRAPLWSAVDLRDGNQALIDPMSPARKRRMFELLVGMGFKELEVGFPAASQTDFDFVREIIEDGAIPSDVRIQVLTPARPDLIERTFTALEGAHSAIVHLYNSTSILQRRVVFGEEREGIKKIAAQGAEVVKECAAKYPDTDFRFQYSPESFTGTELSHAVEVCDAVTEIWQPTPERPVILNLPATVEMATPNVYADSIEWMSRTLARRDSVILSLHPHNDRGSAVAAAELGYQAGADRIEGCLFGNGERTGNVDLVALGMNLFSQGVDPQLDISDIDYIKRTVEHCNQLPVPERQPWGGELVYTAFSGSHQDAINKGLRAHREAAERAGVPEDEHPWEVPYLPIDPKDVGRSYEAVIRVNSQSGKGGIAYVMKTEHQLDLPRKMQIELSKLIQQRTDSDGGEVDPEEMWDVFANEYLGSTAPLELVGQRIGGESGNETVEATVRVEDVEHSITGNGNGPIAAFVDALSTVGYDVRVLDYHEHAMTAGDDAKAAAYLECSLDSHSGDPRVLWGASIDTSTVTASLNAVVSAVNRANR; this is encoded by the coding sequence ATGAACGAGCAGTTCGCCGCCACGAATCAGTCGGACGAGATCACTTCTTCCGAGAAAGTGCTGCGCACTCCGTCCCGCCCCGCGCCGGACGACCAGGCGCCCTGGAATCCGCAGCGCGGCAGTTCGATGCCGTTCCACCGCTACCGTCCCTTCCACGAGCTGGTCGAGGACGTGGCGCTGGCGGACCGGACGTGGCCCGACCGGCGGATCACGCGCGCACCGCTGTGGTCCGCCGTGGACCTGCGCGACGGCAACCAGGCGCTGATCGACCCGATGTCTCCCGCTCGTAAGCGGCGGATGTTCGAGCTGCTGGTCGGGATGGGCTTCAAAGAGCTCGAGGTCGGTTTTCCGGCGGCCAGCCAAACCGACTTCGACTTCGTCCGCGAGATCATCGAGGACGGCGCCATCCCGAGTGACGTACGCATCCAGGTGCTGACCCCGGCACGTCCCGACCTGATCGAACGCACTTTCACCGCGCTGGAGGGGGCGCACTCGGCGATCGTCCACCTCTACAACTCCACCTCGATCCTGCAGCGCAGGGTCGTTTTCGGGGAGGAGAGGGAAGGCATAAAGAAGATCGCCGCGCAGGGCGCCGAAGTCGTGAAGGAGTGCGCGGCGAAGTACCCCGACACCGACTTCCGGTTCCAGTACTCGCCCGAGTCGTTCACCGGCACCGAGCTGTCCCACGCGGTCGAGGTCTGCGACGCGGTCACCGAGATCTGGCAGCCCACGCCGGAACGTCCGGTGATCCTCAATCTCCCCGCCACCGTCGAGATGGCCACCCCGAACGTCTACGCGGACTCGATCGAGTGGATGAGTCGCACGTTGGCCAGGCGTGATTCGGTGATCCTCTCGCTGCATCCGCACAACGACAGGGGCAGCGCCGTCGCGGCGGCCGAACTCGGTTACCAGGCCGGTGCCGACCGGATCGAGGGGTGCCTGTTCGGCAACGGCGAGCGGACCGGCAATGTGGACCTGGTCGCGCTGGGGATGAACCTGTTCAGCCAGGGCGTGGATCCGCAGCTGGACATATCCGACATCGACTACATCAAGCGCACCGTGGAGCACTGCAACCAGCTGCCCGTTCCGGAACGGCAGCCCTGGGGTGGCGAGCTCGTCTACACGGCTTTCTCCGGAAGCCACCAGGACGCGATCAACAAGGGGTTGCGCGCCCACCGCGAGGCGGCCGAGCGCGCGGGAGTTCCCGAGGACGAGCATCCCTGGGAGGTCCCCTACCTGCCGATCGACCCGAAGGACGTCGGCCGCAGCTACGAGGCCGTGATCCGGGTCAACTCGCAGTCCGGCAAGGGCGGCATCGCCTACGTGATGAAGACGGAGCACCAGCTCGACCTGCCGCGCAAGATGCAGATCGAGCTGTCCAAGCTGATCCAGCAGCGCACCGACTCGGACGGCGGCGAGGTCGATCCCGAGGAGATGTGGGACGTCTTCGCCAACGAGTACCTGGGGTCGACGGCTCCGCTGGAGCTGGTCGGCCAGCGGATCGGCGGCGAGTCCGGGAACGAGACCGTCGAGGCGACGGTACGCGTGGAAGACGTCGAGCACTCGATCACCGGGAACGGCAACGGGCCCATCGCCGCGTTCGTGGACGCCCTGAGCACCGTCGGATACGACGTCCGGGTGCTGGACTACCACGAACACGCCATGACCGCCGGGGACGACGCCAAGGCCGCCGCTTATCTGGAGTGCTCCTTGGACAGTCACTCCGGTGATCCCCGGGTGCTCTGGGGTGCCTCCATCGACACCTCGACCGTCACGGCCTCGTTGAACGCGGTCGTCTCGGCGGTGAACCGCGCCAACCGCTGA
- a CDS encoding ABC transporter substrate-binding protein: MGVGRPPGLRASRTGRRIATAGLAALLATSLAACVQSQREGDGGRSMVFGAAGAPALFDPFYASDGETFRVTRQMMEGLVGFEPGTAEVEPALAEDWESAEDGTEWTFHLREGVEFHDGTEFNADAVCANFERWYNQTGPGQNAALSYYWIETFGGFASDDEPSLYSSCETPDQSTAVLKLTRPSSKFPDALGLDSFSIQSPTAMEKYGADEVTARGSSFEYSEYAKQHPTGTGPFEFDSYDESNQSIVLRRNEDYWGEEAKLDRLVFKIIPDESVRKQELLSGGIDGYDFPNPADMSGLRDQGFNVQVRDPFNILYLGISQRSNPALRDLRVRKALAHAVDKENLVEANMPDGAEPAELFYPDTVDGYPENVTKYPHDPQRAKQLLREAGHQDLTIEFWWPTQVTRPYMPDPRGIFNALSGDLEEAGINVEPVSKPWNGGYISDVNQGEAEVFLLGWTGDYNSPDNFVGTFFGSTQNQFYTEPASWGGELADRLEAADGEADPAAREEMYTDINRSLKSEYLPAVPLAHSPPAIVTSSEVEGLVTSPLTAERFAPVSLRQ, encoded by the coding sequence ATGGGTGTAGGCAGACCACCAGGATTACGGGCGTCGAGAACTGGACGCAGGATCGCGACCGCGGGTTTGGCCGCCCTCCTCGCCACCTCGCTGGCCGCCTGCGTGCAGTCCCAACGGGAAGGCGACGGCGGGCGGAGCATGGTGTTCGGAGCCGCGGGGGCTCCGGCGCTGTTCGACCCCTTCTACGCCTCCGACGGGGAGACGTTCCGGGTCACACGGCAGATGATGGAAGGGCTGGTCGGTTTCGAACCGGGCACCGCCGAAGTCGAACCGGCACTGGCCGAGGACTGGGAGTCCGCGGAGGACGGGACCGAGTGGACCTTCCACCTCCGCGAGGGGGTCGAGTTCCACGACGGCACCGAGTTCAACGCCGATGCGGTCTGCGCCAACTTCGAGCGCTGGTACAACCAGACGGGGCCGGGGCAGAACGCGGCGCTGTCCTACTACTGGATCGAGACCTTCGGAGGATTCGCCTCCGACGACGAGCCCTCCCTGTACTCCTCGTGCGAGACCCCCGACCAGAGCACGGCGGTACTGAAGCTCACCCGCCCGAGCTCCAAGTTCCCCGACGCGCTGGGGTTGGACTCGTTCAGCATCCAGTCACCCACGGCGATGGAGAAGTACGGGGCCGACGAGGTGACCGCCCGGGGATCGAGCTTCGAGTACTCCGAATACGCCAAGCAACACCCCACCGGAACGGGTCCGTTCGAGTTCGACTCCTACGACGAGAGCAACCAGTCCATCGTGCTCCGCCGCAACGAGGACTACTGGGGTGAGGAAGCCAAGCTGGACCGGCTCGTCTTCAAGATCATCCCCGATGAGTCCGTGCGCAAGCAGGAACTGCTGTCCGGGGGCATCGACGGCTACGACTTCCCCAACCCCGCCGACATGTCCGGGCTGAGGGACCAGGGGTTCAACGTCCAGGTGCGCGACCCGTTCAACATCCTCTACCTGGGGATCTCGCAGCGGAGCAACCCGGCACTGCGTGACCTGCGCGTGCGCAAGGCGCTGGCCCACGCCGTCGACAAGGAGAACCTGGTCGAGGCCAACATGCCGGACGGAGCCGAACCGGCCGAGCTGTTCTACCCGGACACGGTGGACGGATACCCCGAGAACGTGACGAAGTACCCGCACGATCCGCAGCGGGCGAAGCAGCTGCTCCGGGAGGCGGGGCACCAGGACCTCACGATCGAGTTCTGGTGGCCGACCCAGGTGACCCGTCCGTACATGCCCGATCCGCGCGGGATCTTCAACGCCCTGTCGGGCGACCTGGAGGAAGCGGGCATCAACGTCGAGCCGGTCAGCAAGCCGTGGAACGGCGGCTACATCTCGGACGTGAACCAGGGCGAGGCCGAGGTGTTCCTGCTCGGCTGGACCGGGGACTACAACTCGCCGGACAACTTCGTCGGCACCTTCTTCGGGAGTACGCAGAACCAGTTCTACACCGAACCGGCCTCCTGGGGCGGTGAGCTCGCCGACCGGCTCGAGGCGGCCGACGGGGAGGCCGACCCGGCCGCGCGTGAGGAGATGTACACCGACATCAACCGGAGCCTGAAGTCCGAGTACCTGCCCGCGGTCCCGCTGGCGCACTCGCCACCGGCCATCGTCACCTCCTCCGAGGTCGAAGGGCTGGTCACCTCGCCGTTGACCGCCGAGCGCTTCGCCCCCGTGAGTCTGCGGCAGTGA